The following coding sequences lie in one Bordetella genomosp. 9 genomic window:
- a CDS encoding YciI family protein: MRFLIIVKATAATEAGVMPEESLFAAMADYHEALAKAGVLLDAAGLRPTSEGWRIDYRDGARTLTFGPFAMAEGGLMAGYTLIQVRSRDEALEWSRRFPAPHGATAPAQIEVRPLYEAEDFAPGASRDRLRALRDHAGLAA, from the coding sequence ATGCGTTTCCTCATCATCGTCAAGGCCACCGCCGCCACCGAGGCGGGCGTCATGCCGGAAGAAAGCCTGTTCGCCGCCATGGCGGATTATCACGAGGCCCTGGCCAAGGCGGGCGTGTTGCTGGATGCGGCGGGATTGCGGCCGACCTCCGAAGGCTGGCGCATCGATTACCGCGACGGCGCGCGCACATTGACGTTTGGCCCTTTCGCCATGGCCGAGGGCGGGCTGATGGCCGGCTATACGCTGATACAGGTGCGGTCGCGCGACGAGGCGCTGGAGTGGTCGCGCCGCTTTCCTGCGCCGCACGGCGCGACGGCGCCGGCCCAGATCGAGGTGCGGCCGCTGTACGAAGCCGAGGATTTCGCGCCCGGCGCCTCGCGCGACCGCCTGCGCGCACTGCGCGACCACGCCGGGCTGGCGGCCTGA
- a CDS encoding YciI family protein, translating to MGYMLLIVEPRGQRAERSEAEGRQVYEQMKRFAGDLQSRGKLIACESLAADREGARVQVREGRTRLLDGPFAEAKEMIGGFFLLDVDTREEALEIAAACPAAQWCTVEVRRAAPCYE from the coding sequence ATGGGCTACATGCTGCTCATCGTCGAGCCGCGCGGCCAGCGCGCCGAACGATCCGAAGCCGAAGGCCGCCAGGTCTATGAACAGATGAAGCGCTTTGCCGGCGACCTGCAGTCGCGCGGCAAACTGATTGCGTGTGAATCGCTGGCCGCCGACCGCGAAGGCGCCCGCGTCCAGGTCAGGGAAGGACGCACCCGTCTGCTGGACGGCCCCTTTGCCGAAGCCAAGGAAATGATCGGCGGCTTTTTCCTGCTCGATGTGGACACCCGGGAAGAAGCGCTGGAAATCGCGGCTGCCTGCCCGGCCGCGCAGTGGTGCACGGTGGAGGTGCGGCGCGCCGCGCCGTGCTACGAATAG
- the wrbA gene encoding NAD(P)H:quinone oxidoreductase → MAKVLVLYYSSYGHIERMAQAIAEGARGEGAQVDIKRVPETVPEEVARNAHFKLDQAAPVATVADLENYDAIVIGTGTRYGRMSSQMAAFLDQTGGLWMRGVLNGKVGAAFTSTASQHGGQETTLFSIITNLLHFGMVVVGLPYSHQGQMSLQEIVGGAPYGATTIAGGDGSRQPSDIDLDGARHQGALVARTAAKLFG, encoded by the coding sequence ATGGCGAAGGTACTGGTTCTCTACTATTCCTCTTACGGACACATCGAACGGATGGCGCAGGCCATCGCGGAAGGCGCCCGCGGCGAGGGCGCGCAGGTGGATATCAAGCGCGTGCCGGAGACGGTCCCAGAAGAAGTGGCGCGCAATGCGCATTTCAAGCTGGACCAGGCCGCGCCCGTCGCAACGGTGGCCGATCTGGAAAACTACGACGCCATCGTGATCGGCACGGGCACCCGCTATGGCCGCATGTCGTCGCAGATGGCCGCGTTCCTTGACCAGACGGGCGGCCTGTGGATGCGCGGCGTGCTGAACGGCAAGGTCGGCGCCGCCTTCACTTCCACGGCGAGCCAGCATGGCGGCCAGGAAACGACGCTGTTTTCCATCATCACGAATCTGCTGCACTTCGGCATGGTGGTGGTCGGATTGCCCTATAGCCATCAAGGGCAGATGAGCCTGCAGGAAATCGTGGGCGGCGCGCCGTACGGGGCGACGACCATCGCCGGCGGCGACGGTTCCCGCCAGCCCAGCGATATCGACCTGGACGGGGCGCGCCACCAGGGCGCGCTGGTCGCCCGCACCGCCGCCAAGCTGTTCGGCTGA
- a CDS encoding methyl-accepting chemotaxis protein, producing MFGLVSVAPGVPRRRAGAADSGELAALYRSQAVIEFDLDGRVLTANDNFLRIFGYELDAVQGQHHRLFVDPAESASPAYTAFWESLARGIPHSGRYRRLARDGRAVWLQASYNPVLDRHGDPVKVMKIATDITEEQRRNDDATGQLAAISKVQAIIEFALDGTILRANRLFLDAVGYDEDEVVGRHHSMFVLPEERQSPAYAEFWRRLAAGVHDTGQYLRIGKGGRQVWIAASYNPILDAAGRPFKVVKYATDITARVVAAEQLRQAVQGLTDNAGRAQQANALAQEAAGVAEAGGRTVRAVVDTMDAITDSSRRIADIIGVMDGIAFQTNILALNAAVEAARAGAHGKGFAVVAAEVRNLAQNSAAAAREIKALIQTSVQQIEQGAALVQSAGSTMEEIVASSRRVTGITAEVVEVSLAQSQSLTQVTDNLAGS from the coding sequence ATGTTCGGCTTAGTATCCGTTGCGCCGGGCGTCCCGCGCAGGCGGGCCGGCGCCGCCGACAGTGGCGAACTCGCCGCGCTTTACCGCTCGCAGGCGGTCATCGAGTTCGATCTGGACGGCCGCGTGCTCACCGCCAATGACAACTTCCTGCGCATCTTCGGTTATGAGCTGGACGCGGTGCAGGGGCAGCATCACCGCCTGTTCGTGGATCCCGCCGAAAGCGCGTCGCCGGCCTACACGGCGTTCTGGGAGAGCCTTGCCCGCGGCATACCCCATAGCGGCCGATACCGCCGGCTGGCGCGCGATGGGCGCGCCGTCTGGCTGCAGGCCAGCTACAACCCGGTCCTGGATCGCCATGGCGATCCGGTCAAGGTGATGAAGATCGCCACGGACATCACCGAGGAGCAGCGCCGCAACGACGACGCAACGGGCCAGCTCGCGGCCATTTCCAAGGTCCAGGCCATCATCGAGTTCGCGCTGGACGGCACCATCCTGCGCGCCAACCGCCTGTTCCTGGATGCCGTCGGCTATGACGAGGACGAAGTGGTGGGGCGCCATCACAGCATGTTCGTCCTGCCGGAAGAAAGGCAGTCGCCGGCCTATGCCGAGTTCTGGCGCCGCCTGGCGGCCGGCGTTCACGACACGGGCCAGTATCTGCGCATCGGCAAGGGCGGCCGCCAGGTATGGATCGCCGCCAGCTACAACCCCATCCTGGATGCCGCGGGGCGTCCCTTCAAGGTGGTGAAGTACGCCACCGACATTACCGCCCGCGTGGTGGCCGCCGAGCAGTTGCGGCAGGCCGTTCAGGGCCTGACCGATAACGCCGGGCGCGCCCAGCAGGCCAACGCGCTGGCCCAGGAGGCGGCGGGCGTGGCCGAGGCCGGCGGCCGCACCGTGCGCGCGGTGGTCGACACCATGGACGCCATTACGGACAGTTCGCGCCGCATCGCCGACATCATCGGCGTCATGGACGGTATCGCCTTCCAGACCAATATTTTGGCGCTGAACGCTGCCGTGGAGGCTGCCCGGGCCGGCGCGCACGGCAAGGGCTTTGCCGTCGTGGCCGCCGAGGTGCGCAACCTGGCGCAGAACAGCGCGGCGGCAGCCCGGGAAATCAAGGCGCTGATTCAAACATCGGTGCAGCAGATAGAGCAGGGCGCGGCCCTGGTGCAATCCGCGGGCAGCACGATGGAAGAAATCGTCGCGTCCTCGCGGCGCGTGACCGGCATCACGGCCGAGGTCGTGGAGGTCTCCCTGGCGCAATCGCAGAGCCTGACGCAAGTCACGGACAACCTGGCCGGCAGTTGA